From a single Streptomyces misionensis genomic region:
- a CDS encoding primosomal protein N': MSSENGEPRKSGGGGPEGAPPEQLALIRESVRKAKAPRAKPRTWRGAALAERLPVARVLVDKGVLHLDRYFDYAVPAELDDEAQPGVRVRVRFGAGRHRVREGRREGGGLIDGFLVERRAESDYSGPLAALAQVVSPEPVLGEELLGLARAVADRYAGSLADVLQLAVPPRNARAEQRPSPDPLPPPGAPDTGSWARYEHGSAFLQALAAGGAPRAVWHALPGPLWSEELARAVAATLASGRGALVVVPDGRAAARVDAALTTLLGPGRHALLTADAGPEKRYAQWLAVRRGSVRAVVGTRAAMFAPVRDLGLVAIWDDGDDSHSEPHAPQPHARDVLLLRATLDKCAFLLGGFSTTVEAAQLVESGWARPLVAGREQVRRSAPLVRTVGDEDLARDEAARAARLPTLAWQAAREGLRHGPVLVQVPRRGYAPRMACAQCRAPARCRYCSGPLQGQDAGVLRCGWCGREEGAWHCPECGGFRLRAQVVGARRTAEELGRAFPAVPVRTSGREHVLDTVPGTPALVVSTPGAEPVAEGGYAAALLLDGWAMLVRPDLRAGEDALRRWIAAGALVRPQGEGGTVVVVAEPTLRPVQALVRWDPVGHALRELAERAELGFPPVSRMAAVSGPPEAVAEFLAAVELPPDAEVLGPVPVPPTPPGGARRPGAVPPGEHWERALVRVPPGSGAALASALKTAQAARMARGSGETARVRVRIDPPDIG, from the coding sequence GTGAGCAGCGAGAACGGGGAGCCCCGCAAGAGCGGGGGAGGCGGGCCCGAGGGGGCGCCGCCGGAGCAGCTCGCGCTCATCCGGGAGAGCGTGCGCAAGGCCAAGGCGCCCCGGGCCAAGCCGCGGACCTGGCGGGGCGCCGCGCTCGCCGAGCGGCTGCCGGTGGCGCGGGTGCTGGTCGACAAGGGTGTGCTGCACCTCGACCGGTACTTCGACTACGCGGTCCCCGCCGAGCTGGACGACGAGGCGCAGCCCGGCGTCCGGGTCCGGGTGCGGTTCGGGGCCGGACGGCACCGGGTGCGCGAGGGCCGCCGGGAGGGCGGCGGCCTCATCGACGGCTTCCTCGTCGAACGGCGGGCCGAGTCCGACTACTCCGGGCCCCTCGCCGCGCTCGCCCAGGTGGTCTCCCCCGAGCCCGTCCTCGGCGAGGAGCTGCTCGGCCTCGCCCGCGCCGTCGCCGACCGGTACGCGGGCAGCCTCGCCGACGTGCTCCAGCTGGCCGTACCGCCGCGCAACGCCCGCGCCGAGCAGCGCCCCTCGCCCGACCCCCTGCCACCCCCCGGGGCCCCGGACACCGGCTCCTGGGCGCGGTACGAGCACGGGAGCGCCTTCCTCCAGGCCCTGGCCGCCGGCGGCGCCCCCCGCGCGGTGTGGCACGCGCTGCCCGGGCCCCTGTGGAGCGAGGAGCTGGCCCGGGCCGTCGCCGCCACGCTCGCCTCGGGCCGCGGCGCCCTCGTCGTCGTACCCGACGGCCGTGCCGCCGCCCGCGTCGACGCCGCGCTGACCACACTGCTCGGGCCGGGAAGGCACGCCCTGCTCACCGCCGACGCCGGGCCCGAGAAGCGGTACGCGCAGTGGCTCGCGGTACGGCGCGGGTCCGTACGGGCCGTCGTCGGAACCCGGGCGGCCATGTTCGCGCCCGTGCGCGACCTCGGGCTCGTCGCGATCTGGGACGACGGCGACGACAGCCACAGCGAGCCGCACGCCCCGCAGCCGCACGCCCGCGACGTCCTGCTGCTGCGCGCCACCCTCGACAAGTGCGCCTTCCTGCTCGGCGGCTTCTCCACCACGGTGGAGGCGGCCCAGCTGGTCGAGAGCGGCTGGGCGCGGCCCCTGGTCGCCGGGCGGGAGCAGGTACGGCGGTCCGCGCCGCTGGTGCGCACCGTCGGGGACGAGGACCTCGCCCGCGACGAGGCCGCCCGCGCCGCCCGGCTGCCCACCCTCGCCTGGCAGGCCGCCCGGGAGGGGCTGCGGCACGGGCCCGTTCTGGTCCAGGTGCCCCGCCGCGGGTACGCGCCGCGGATGGCCTGTGCCCAGTGCCGGGCCCCGGCCCGCTGCCGGTACTGCTCCGGACCGCTCCAGGGCCAGGACGCGGGCGTGCTGCGCTGCGGCTGGTGCGGCCGGGAGGAGGGCGCCTGGCACTGTCCCGAGTGCGGCGGCTTCCGGCTGCGCGCCCAGGTGGTGGGCGCCCGGCGCACCGCCGAGGAACTGGGCCGGGCCTTTCCCGCCGTGCCGGTGCGCACCTCGGGGCGGGAACACGTGCTGGACACCGTGCCGGGCACGCCCGCGCTGGTGGTGAGCACTCCGGGCGCCGAGCCGGTGGCCGAGGGCGGTTACGCGGCGGCGCTGCTGCTCGACGGCTGGGCCATGCTCGTACGACCCGATCTGCGGGCCGGCGAGGACGCGCTGCGCCGGTGGATCGCGGCGGGGGCGCTGGTCCGGCCGCAGGGCGAGGGCGGCACCGTGGTCGTGGTGGCGGAGCCGACCTTGCGGCCCGTGCAGGCGCTGGTGCGCTGGGACCCTGTGGGGCACGCGCTGCGGGAGCTGGCCGAGCGGGCCGAACTCGGTTTCCCGCCGGTGTCCCGGATGGCGGCCGTGTCCGGCCCGCCCGAGGCGGTCGCGGAGTTCCTGGCGGCGGTCGAACTGCCGCCCGACGCCGAGGTGTTGGGGCCGGTTCCGGTGCCGCCCACGCCGCCCGGCGGTGCGCGCAGGCCCGGCGCGGTGCCTCCCGGCGAACACTGGGAGCGGGCTCTGGTGCGCGTGCCCCCGGGCAGTGGCGCGGCGCTGGCCTCCGCCCTGAAGACCGCGCAGGCGGCGCGGATGGCCCGGGGGAGCGGGGAGACGGCGCGGGTGCGGGTGCGGATCGATCCGCCGGACATCGGGTGA
- the gmk gene encoding guanylate kinase: MSERPRLTVLSGPSGVGKSTVVAHMRKEHPEVWLSVSATTRTPRPGEQHGVHYFFVTDDEMDKLIANGELLEWAEFAGNRYGTPRAAVLERLEKGEPVLLEIDLQGARQVRASMSEARLVFLAPPSWEELVRRLTGRGTEPPEVIERRLEAARTELAAEPEFDETLVNTSVEDVARELLALMDVV; this comes from the coding sequence ATGAGTGAACGTCCGCGGCTGACCGTGCTCTCCGGCCCCTCGGGGGTCGGCAAGAGCACGGTCGTCGCCCATATGCGCAAGGAACACCCCGAGGTCTGGCTCTCGGTGTCGGCGACCACCCGCACGCCGCGCCCCGGTGAGCAGCACGGAGTCCACTACTTCTTCGTCACCGACGACGAGATGGACAAGCTGATCGCCAACGGCGAGCTGCTGGAGTGGGCCGAGTTCGCCGGCAACCGCTACGGCACGCCCCGCGCGGCGGTGCTGGAGCGGCTGGAGAAGGGCGAGCCCGTGCTGCTGGAGATCGACCTCCAGGGCGCCCGCCAGGTCCGTGCGTCCATGTCGGAGGCCCGGCTGGTGTTCCTGGCTCCGCCCTCCTGGGAGGAGCTGGTGCGCAGGCTCACCGGCCGGGGCACCGAGCCGCCCGAGGTCATCGAACGCCGTCTCGAAGCGGCCAGGACCGAGCTGGCGGCCGAACCGGAGTTCGACGAGACCCTGGTCAACACCTCCGTCGAGGACGTGGCGCGTGAGCTGCTAGCCTTGATGGACGTTGTGTAA
- the coaBC gene encoding bifunctional phosphopantothenoylcysteine decarboxylase/phosphopantothenate--cysteine ligase CoaBC, protein MDKPRVVLGVSGGIAAYKACELLRRFTESGHDVRVVPTASALRFVGAATFSALSGNPVATEVWDDVHQVPHVRIGQHADLVVVAPATADMLAKAAHGLADDLLTNTLLTARCPVVFAPAMHTEMWEHPATQENVATLRRRGAVVIEPAVGRLTGVDTGKGRLPDPGEIFEVCRRVLARGVQEPDLRGRHLVVSAGGTREPLDPVRFLGNRSSGKQGYALARTAAARGARVTLVAANTGLPDPAGVDVVRVGTAVQLREAVLKAAADADAVVMAAAVADFRPAAYATGKIKKKDDKEPDPVVLVRNPDVLAEVSAERARAGQVIVGFAAETDDVLANGRAKLARKGCDLLVVNEVGERKTFGSEENEAVVLGADGSETPVPYGPKEALADTVWDLVVARLD, encoded by the coding sequence GTGGACAAGCCGAGGGTGGTACTGGGCGTCAGCGGTGGCATCGCCGCCTACAAGGCCTGTGAGCTGCTGAGGAGGTTCACGGAGTCGGGCCACGACGTGCGCGTCGTACCCACCGCCTCCGCGCTGCGCTTCGTCGGCGCCGCCACCTTCTCCGCCCTGTCCGGCAACCCGGTCGCCACCGAGGTCTGGGACGACGTGCACCAGGTCCCGCACGTGCGCATCGGCCAGCACGCCGACCTGGTCGTGGTCGCCCCCGCCACCGCCGACATGCTCGCCAAGGCCGCCCACGGCCTGGCCGACGACCTGCTGACCAACACCCTGCTGACGGCCCGCTGCCCCGTCGTCTTCGCGCCCGCGATGCACACCGAGATGTGGGAGCACCCCGCCACCCAGGAGAACGTGGCCACGCTGCGCCGCCGCGGCGCCGTCGTCATCGAGCCCGCCGTCGGCCGCCTCACCGGCGTCGACACCGGCAAGGGCCGGCTGCCCGACCCGGGGGAGATCTTCGAGGTCTGCCGCCGGGTGCTCGCCCGCGGCGTCCAGGAGCCCGACCTGCGCGGCCGCCATCTGGTGGTCTCCGCGGGCGGCACCCGCGAGCCGCTGGACCCGGTGCGCTTCCTCGGCAACCGCTCCTCCGGCAAGCAGGGCTACGCCCTCGCCCGCACCGCCGCCGCCCGCGGCGCCCGGGTGACCCTGGTCGCGGCCAACACCGGCCTGCCCGACCCGGCGGGCGTGGACGTCGTCCGGGTCGGCACCGCCGTCCAGCTGCGCGAGGCCGTGCTCAAGGCGGCGGCCGACGCGGACGCCGTCGTCATGGCCGCGGCCGTCGCCGACTTCCGCCCCGCGGCCTACGCCACCGGCAAGATCAAGAAAAAGGACGACAAGGAGCCGGACCCCGTCGTCCTGGTCCGCAACCCCGACGTCCTCGCCGAGGTCTCCGCCGAACGGGCCAGGGCCGGACAGGTGATCGTGGGCTTCGCCGCCGAGACCGACGACGTCCTCGCCAACGGCCGCGCCAAGCTCGCCCGCAAGGGCTGTGACCTGCTGGTCGTCAACGAGGTGGGGGAGCGCAAGACCTTCGGCTCCGAGGAGAACGAGGCCGTCGTCCTGGGCGCCGACGGCAGCGAGACGCCCGTGCCGTACGGCCCCAAGGAGGCCCTCGCCGACACCGTCTGGGACCTGGTCGTGGCCCGCCTGGACTGA
- the metK gene encoding methionine adenosyltransferase, whose protein sequence is MSRRLFTSESVTEGHPDKIADQISDTILDALLREDPSSRVAVETLITTGLVHVAGEVTTKAYADIATLVRGKILEIGYDSSKKGFDGASCGVSVSIGAQSPDIAQGVDTAYESRVEGDEDELDKQGAGDQGLMFGYASDETPTLMPLPVFLAHRLSKRLSDVRKNGTIPYLRPDGKTQVTIEYDGDKAVRLDTVVVSSQHASDIDLESLLAPDIREFVVEPELKALLEDGIKLDTENYRLLVNPTGRFEIGGPMGDAGLTGRKIIIDTYGGMARHGGGAFSGKDPSKVDRSAAYAMRWVAKNVVAAGLASRCEVQVAYAIGKAEPVGLFVETFGTNKVETEKIEKAIDEVFDLRPAAIIRDLDLLRPIYAQTAAYGHFGRELPDFTWERTDRVDALRKAAGI, encoded by the coding sequence GTGTCCCGTCGCCTGTTCACCTCGGAGTCCGTGACCGAGGGTCACCCCGACAAGATCGCTGACCAGATCAGCGACACCATTCTCGACGCGCTTCTGCGCGAGGACCCGTCCTCCCGGGTCGCCGTCGAGACGCTCATCACCACCGGCCTGGTGCACGTGGCCGGCGAGGTGACCACCAAGGCCTACGCGGACATCGCGACCCTGGTGCGCGGCAAGATCCTGGAGATCGGCTACGACTCCTCGAAGAAGGGCTTCGACGGCGCCTCCTGCGGCGTGTCGGTGTCCATCGGCGCGCAGTCCCCGGACATCGCGCAGGGCGTCGACACCGCGTACGAGTCGCGCGTCGAGGGTGACGAGGACGAGCTGGACAAGCAGGGCGCGGGCGACCAGGGCCTGATGTTCGGCTACGCCTCCGACGAGACGCCGACCCTGATGCCGCTGCCCGTCTTCCTGGCGCACCGCCTGTCCAAGCGCCTGTCGGACGTGCGCAAGAACGGCACCATCCCCTACCTGCGCCCCGACGGCAAGACGCAGGTCACCATCGAGTACGACGGCGACAAGGCCGTCCGTCTCGACACCGTGGTCGTCTCCTCGCAGCACGCCTCCGACATCGACCTGGAGTCGCTGCTGGCCCCCGACATCCGCGAGTTCGTCGTGGAGCCGGAGCTGAAGGCGCTCCTGGAGGACGGCATCAAGCTGGACACCGAGAACTACCGCCTCCTGGTCAACCCCACCGGCCGCTTCGAGATCGGCGGGCCGATGGGCGACGCCGGCCTGACCGGCCGCAAGATCATCATCGACACCTACGGCGGCATGGCCCGTCACGGTGGCGGCGCCTTCTCGGGCAAGGACCCGTCCAAGGTGGACCGCTCGGCCGCCTACGCCATGCGCTGGGTCGCGAAGAACGTCGTGGCGGCGGGCCTGGCCTCCCGCTGCGAGGTCCAGGTCGCCTACGCGATCGGCAAGGCCGAGCCCGTCGGTCTGTTCGTGGAGACCTTCGGCACCAACAAGGTCGAGACCGAGAAGATCGAGAAGGCCATCGACGAGGTCTTCGACCTCCGCCCGGCCGCGATCATCCGCGACCTCGACCTGCTCCGCCCGATCTACGCCCAGACGGCGGCCTACGGCCACTTCGGCCGGGAGCTGCCCGACTTCACCTGGGAGCGCACCGACCGCGTGGACGCCCTGCGCAAGGCCGCGGGAATCTGA
- a CDS encoding integration host factor: MALPPLTPEQRAAALEKAAAARRERAEVKNRLKHSGASLHEVIKQGQENDVIGKMKVSALLESMPGVGKVRAKQIMERLGISESRRVRGLGSNQIASLEREFGSTGA, from the coding sequence GTGGCTCTTCCGCCCCTTACCCCTGAACAGCGCGCAGCCGCGCTCGAAAAGGCCGCCGCGGCTCGCCGGGAGCGGGCCGAGGTCAAGAATCGACTCAAGCACTCCGGCGCCTCCCTGCACGAGGTCATCAAGCAGGGCCAGGAGAACGACGTCATCGGCAAGATGAAGGTCTCCGCGCTGCTCGAGTCCATGCCGGGCGTGGGCAAGGTCCGCGCCAAGCAGATCATGGAGCGTCTGGGCATCTCCGAGAGCCGCCGTGTGCGGGGTCTCGGTTCCAACCAGATCGCTTCCCTGGAGCGTGAGTTCGGCAGCACCGGCGCCTGA
- the rpoZ gene encoding DNA-directed RNA polymerase subunit omega translates to MSSSITAPEGIINPPIDELLEATDSKYSLVIYAAKRARQINAYYSQLGEGLLEYVGPLVDTHVHEKPLSIALREINAGLLTSEAIEGPAQ, encoded by the coding sequence GTGTCCTCTTCCATCACCGCGCCCGAGGGCATCATCAACCCGCCGATCGACGAGCTTCTTGAGGCCACCGACTCGAAGTACAGCCTCGTGATCTACGCGGCCAAGCGTGCCCGCCAGATCAACGCGTACTACTCGCAGCTCGGCGAGGGTCTCCTTGAGTACGTCGGTCCGCTCGTCGACACCCACGTCCACGAGAAGCCGCTCTCGATCGCCCTGCGCGAGATCAACGCCGGTCTGCTGACCTCCGAGGCCATCGAGGGCCCCGCGCAGTAG
- the pyrF gene encoding orotidine-5'-phosphate decarboxylase, which translates to MTAPEPFGTRLRRAMDERGPLCVGIDPHASLLAEWGLADDVAGLERFSRTVVEAMADRVAVLKPQSAFFERFGSRGLAVLEKSVQEARAAGALVVMDAKRGDIGSTMAAYAEAFLHPDAPLFSDALTVSPYLGYGSLDPAVALARESGAGLFVLALTSNPEGGEVQHALRADGRSVAATVLAHLAADNAGQEPLGSFGAVVGATLGDLSGYDLDINGPLLAPGIGAQGATPADLPAVFGTAVRNVVPNVSRGVLRHGPDVGALRAAAGRFAEEIRAAVAGG; encoded by the coding sequence ATGACCGCTCCGGAGCCCTTCGGCACCCGTCTGCGCCGCGCCATGGACGAGCGCGGCCCGCTGTGCGTCGGCATCGACCCGCACGCCTCCCTGCTCGCCGAGTGGGGCCTCGCCGACGACGTGGCCGGACTGGAGCGGTTCAGCCGCACGGTCGTGGAGGCCATGGCCGACCGGGTGGCCGTGCTGAAGCCGCAGAGCGCGTTCTTCGAGCGGTTCGGCTCGCGGGGGCTGGCCGTCCTGGAGAAGTCGGTCCAGGAGGCGCGCGCGGCCGGCGCCCTGGTGGTGATGGACGCCAAGCGCGGCGACATCGGCTCGACCATGGCCGCCTACGCCGAGGCCTTCCTGCACCCGGACGCCCCGCTGTTCTCCGACGCGCTGACCGTCTCGCCGTACCTGGGCTACGGCTCGCTGGACCCGGCCGTGGCGCTGGCCCGCGAGAGCGGCGCCGGGCTGTTCGTGCTGGCGCTGACCTCGAACCCGGAGGGCGGCGAGGTGCAGCACGCGCTGCGCGCGGACGGCCGCAGCGTCGCGGCGACCGTGCTGGCCCACCTGGCGGCCGACAACGCGGGCCAGGAGCCGCTGGGCTCCTTCGGCGCGGTGGTCGGTGCCACGCTCGGCGACCTCTCCGGGTACGACCTGGACATCAACGGCCCGCTGCTCGCGCCCGGCATCGGCGCCCAGGGCGCGACCCCGGCCGACCTCCCGGCGGTCTTCGGGACGGCGGTGCGCAACGTCGTGCCGAACGTCAGCCGGGGTGTGCTGCGTCACGGTCCCGACGTCGGGGCGCTGCGCGCGGCGGCCGGACGCTTCGCGGAGGAGATCCGGGCGGCCGTCGCCGGCGGCTGA
- a CDS encoding S1 RNA-binding domain-containing protein, with amino-acid sequence MTDATPDPLDCLRERLAAPGEVVTGTVAGFDGDDVLVLLDGDPGRPSGRVPGGELTWRRIGHPAELVAVGQPIRAEVTMRGRRGGEVLLSARACEDEALYRFLLGLARGDVVTGTVSSVHRFGVFARIDGEPAHPVHEGTGFINVPQLTWARFDDPADVVTPGQRIRAQVLASETRRGQVALSLKALQDDPWDTLGVGVGDVLTGPVTKIVPIGVFVRVDEFAEGLVHADLLAGRTLEEGQELRVRVLEVDRARRRVRLGLAG; translated from the coding sequence ATGACCGATGCGACGCCGGACCCGTTGGACTGCCTGAGAGAACGTCTCGCCGCCCCCGGGGAGGTGGTGACCGGCACCGTGGCCGGGTTCGACGGGGACGACGTGCTCGTGCTGCTGGACGGCGATCCGGGGCGCCCGTCGGGGCGCGTCCCCGGCGGCGAGCTGACCTGGCGCCGGATCGGGCACCCGGCGGAGCTGGTCGCGGTGGGACAGCCGATCCGGGCGGAGGTGACGATGCGCGGCAGGCGCGGCGGCGAGGTCCTGCTGTCCGCGCGGGCCTGCGAGGACGAGGCGCTGTACCGCTTCCTGCTGGGCCTGGCGCGCGGGGACGTCGTCACGGGGACGGTGTCCTCGGTGCACCGCTTCGGGGTCTTCGCGCGGATCGACGGGGAGCCCGCGCATCCCGTCCACGAGGGAACCGGCTTCATCAACGTCCCGCAGCTGACCTGGGCCCGGTTCGACGACCCGGCGGACGTGGTGACGCCGGGGCAGCGCATCCGCGCGCAGGTACTGGCCTCGGAGACCCGCCGGGGCCAGGTCGCGCTGTCCCTCAAGGCCCTCCAGGACGACCCCTGGGACACGCTGGGCGTGGGCGTCGGCGACGTCCTGACCGGCCCGGTGACCAAGATCGTTCCCATCGGGGTCTTCGTCCGCGTCGACGAGTTCGCGGAAGGTCTCGTGCACGCCGATCTCCTCGCCGGCCGGACCCTCGAGGAGGGGCAGGAGCTGCGGGTCCGGGTGCTGGAGGTCGACCGTGCGCGGCGCCGGGTCCGGCTGGGGCTCGCGGGCTGA
- a CDS encoding quinone-dependent dihydroorotate dehydrogenase yields the protein MYNLFFRLVFTRMDPEKAHHLAFRWIRLAARVPVLRTFVAAALAPRHKELRTEALGLRMHGPFGLAAGFDKNAVAIDGMAMLGFDHVEIGTVTGEPQPGNPRKRLFRLVQDRALINRMGFNNDGSLAVAARLATREPVFRTVVGVNIGKTKVVPEAEAVADYVKSAERLAPYADYLVVNVSSPNTPGLRDLQAVDHLRPLLTAVREAADRAVPGRRVPLLVKIAPDLADEDVDAVADLAVELGLDGIIATNTTIAREGLGLTSPAALVKETGGLSGAPLKARSLEVLRRLYARVGDRITLVGVGGIETAEDAWQRILAGATLVQGYSAFIYQGPFWCRAIHKGLAARLRTSPYATLADAVGADVRKSA from the coding sequence ATGTACAACCTGTTCTTCCGTCTGGTCTTCACACGGATGGACCCCGAGAAGGCCCACCACCTCGCCTTCCGCTGGATCCGACTCGCCGCGCGCGTCCCGGTGCTGCGCACGTTCGTCGCGGCGGCCCTCGCGCCGCGCCACAAGGAGCTGCGCACCGAGGCCCTCGGCCTGCGGATGCACGGCCCCTTCGGACTCGCGGCCGGCTTCGACAAGAACGCCGTCGCGATCGACGGGATGGCGATGCTGGGCTTCGACCACGTCGAGATCGGCACGGTCACCGGCGAGCCGCAGCCCGGCAACCCCAGGAAGCGGCTGTTCCGGCTCGTGCAGGACCGCGCGCTGATCAACCGCATGGGCTTCAACAACGACGGCTCGCTGGCCGTGGCGGCCCGCCTGGCCACCCGCGAGCCGGTCTTCCGGACGGTCGTCGGCGTCAACATCGGCAAGACCAAGGTCGTCCCGGAGGCGGAGGCCGTCGCCGACTACGTGAAGTCCGCCGAGCGCCTGGCGCCGTACGCCGACTACCTGGTCGTCAACGTGTCCTCGCCGAACACCCCCGGCCTGCGCGACCTCCAGGCCGTCGACCACCTGCGCCCGCTGCTCACCGCGGTGCGCGAGGCCGCCGACCGCGCGGTCCCCGGCCGCCGCGTCCCGCTCCTGGTGAAGATCGCCCCGGACCTCGCCGACGAGGACGTCGACGCGGTCGCCGACCTGGCCGTGGAGCTGGGCCTGGACGGCATCATCGCCACCAACACCACCATCGCCCGCGAGGGCCTCGGCCTGACCTCCCCGGCCGCCCTGGTCAAGGAGACCGGCGGGCTGTCCGGCGCGCCGCTCAAGGCCCGCTCCCTGGAGGTCCTGCGCCGTCTGTACGCCCGTGTGGGCGACCGGATCACCCTGGTGGGCGTCGGCGGCATCGAGACCGCCGAGGACGCCTGGCAGCGCATCCTGGCCGGCGCCACGCTGGTCCAGGGCTACAGCGCCTTCATCTACCAGGGCCCCTTCTGGTGCCGCGCGATCCACAAGGGCCTCGCCGCCCGCCTGCGCACCAGCCCGTACGCCACCCTCGCCGACGCGGTCGGCGCCGACGTGAGGAAGTCCGCATGA